Proteins encoded by one window of Tunturibacter psychrotolerans:
- a CDS encoding CPBP family intramembrane glutamic endopeptidase, producing MSLSTASALDFSRPEGPGAAGWRRRTLLDLIVGYGLILVVIWTPAPLRRVLYFVTLGWIGYTTWISFSGWDAMGVRVAGFFRSLWVVGVALCFAACAVLFAGRMQTLHAPNTTLRLVQGFWGYAVWSFFQQFLLQDFVMRRLLKLTNDRRVAVIGAAGLFALAHLPNPVLTVMTLVWGVASCLVFLRYRNLFTLGMAHAILGICVAVTLPASVQHNMRVGLGYLRYRPHGRHHLNQMDHKVSTVVWVMAEAATRRL from the coding sequence ATGAGTTTGAGTACAGCCAGCGCGTTGGATTTCTCTCGGCCAGAGGGGCCAGGTGCCGCGGGGTGGAGACGGCGCACGCTGCTTGATCTGATTGTGGGATATGGACTGATCCTGGTGGTGATCTGGACCCCGGCACCCCTGCGGCGTGTGCTGTATTTTGTGACGCTTGGGTGGATTGGGTATACAACGTGGATCTCGTTTAGCGGCTGGGACGCGATGGGAGTACGAGTCGCGGGATTTTTCCGGTCACTGTGGGTTGTGGGGGTGGCGTTATGTTTTGCGGCGTGCGCGGTGCTCTTTGCCGGGCGGATGCAGACGTTGCACGCGCCAAATACTACATTGCGACTGGTGCAGGGCTTTTGGGGCTATGCGGTGTGGTCTTTTTTTCAGCAATTCCTGCTGCAGGATTTCGTGATGCGCCGGCTGTTGAAACTGACGAACGATCGGCGAGTTGCGGTGATAGGAGCGGCGGGCCTGTTTGCGTTGGCGCATCTGCCTAATCCTGTGCTGACGGTGATGACACTGGTGTGGGGTGTGGCTTCTTGTCTTGTCTTTTTGCGCTATCGCAATCTGTTTACGTTGGGGATGGCGCACGCGATTCTCGGTATCTGCGTTGCGGTGACTTTGCCGGCGTCGGTGCAGCACAACATGCGGGTGGGGCTGGGCTACTTGCGATATCGGCCACATGGGCGGCATCATCT